TTCCTTGTTTTTCCTACATGAGAATGGTTTCTTTTCTAAACgttatattttctgaaactattctttgaaattttttagacTAAGATTTGGTGCGCACTTCTACCTTTACACCTTAAATAGTTCATGTTGGGTTTTGATTGGTTATCACATTTTAACCCATTGTGCTAAAATTGGGAGCCACTTATGTTGATTTGGCTGTATGATTTGCAGGGATTTTATTATGACGCATTTTATGGTGATCTAGGATTGAATGAGGACCACTTTAAACAGATTGAAGCGGCTGCCAAAAAAGCAGTTGATGTATGGTCATTTGTTCTCTGAATTTTGCTGTTATTAAATCTTAGTGGATGCTAGTTCGAATTCTCTAACATGcattatttctaataatgGCACTGCTTGTAGATTGTATCTTTGCCTTTACAGAGTTGGTACTTGTGATCATGGTCATAAGGCCACTACTCTCCCTCTTNNNNNNNNNNNNNNNNNNNNNNNNNNNNNNNNNNNNNNNNNNNNNNNNNNNNNNNNNNNNNNNNNNNNNNNNNNNNNNNNNNNNNNNNNNNNNNNNNNNNNNNNNNNNNNNNNNNNNNNNNNNNNNNNNNNNNNNNNNNNNNNNNNNNNNNNNNNNNNNNNNNNNNNNNNNNNNNNNNNNNNNNNNNNNNNNNNNNNNNNNNNNNNNNNNNNNNNNNNNNNNNNNNNNNNNNNNNNNNNNNNNNNNNNNNNNNNNGCGTCTCACTCTAGATCTTTTGTCTCTACTTTGAGAGTACTATTAATGTTCCTTGGGCATTAGGAAAAACAACCGTTTGAGCGCATTGAAGTTACAAGGGATCAGGCTCTTGAAATGTTTGCGGAGAATCAGTTCAAGGTCAatgattttacaattttatttatttatctacaTACTATGTAAAGGAAATGTGTTTATGTCTTCCAATATATCTGTGATGACTTGTTTATTATATCTTCCCCCGTATTAGGTTGAAATTATTAAGGATTTACCTGAGGACAAAACTATCACAGTGTATCGATGTGGTCCTTTAGTTGATCTGTGTCGTGGACCCCACATACCAAATACATCCTTTGTGAAAGCATTTAGTTGTTTGAAGGTGAGATCTGTTACTGCCTGGAAGTAAATATTTGCATTCAAGGGGAAAGgttgtttatttcttgttattttgcAAAATAGGCTTCCTCTGCTTATTGGCGTGGGAATAAAGACCGTGAAAGCTTGCAAAGAGTATATGGCATATCTTATCCTGATCAGAAACGTTTGAAGGTGACATTCTGTCTGTCATTTTCTCTATAAGGCTGTCGTTATACGACAGTTATAACTACCTGATATTTGTATCTGAGCAGCATCAGTTATCTTGTTCTGCTTAATGGTAATCCTTGCAGGAATACAAGGCCATGCTGGAAGAAGCTAAGAAATATGACCATAGAGAACTCACCAAGAAGCAagagcttttcttttttcacccACTAAGGTAAGAGTTTGTGCTAACTACTACATCACATTTGTCAGCATAATTCATCATTATAATTGGATATCCAATATGCAATTTAGCCCGGGAAGCTGTTTTTTCCTACCTCATGGTGCTCGAGTTTGCAACAAATTGCTGGAATTTATACGAAGTCAGTACTGGAAGAGAGGTTATGAAGAGGTAAAACTCATGAAGAGTGCACATGGGTATGTTATACAAGTGTATCGTTTCATGACAACTATTACTTGATCTGTATAGGTCTGGACTCCAAATATGTACAATATGCAGCTGTGGGAAACATCTGGTCATGCTGCAAACTACAAGGAGAATATGTTTGTATTTGATGTAAGATCATGTTATTTGAAAGATCAGATTGATAAGTATGAGATTTTTGTTTTCGTAATTCTATCCTTAAACAGAGGTTTAGGTCAAActttgtgttttgttttatctGCGATATCTGGACCTTATTGCAGGTGGAGAAACAAGAATTTGGACTAAAGCCAATGAATTGCCCTGGCcattgtttaatatttgatcatagAGTTCGTTCATATAGAGGTGAGCCTGACATCTCCTCCAGGAGGATTGATTCATTCATTGTATTTTAAGTTCTTTGTATTAGTATTCCTACATGTTATATGCTTTTGCGAATAAGATGAATCTTGAGTGTGGTTTTTATTTGCCTTTTAAGACATGAAGAAAGACATTAAGACTGTAAAAGAAAGTGGTAGCACactgatattttttaactatgtGCAATACCATGTCACAGAACTTCCACTTCGCTTGGCTGATTTTGGGGTCTTGCATCGGAATGAGGCAAGTGGTGCACTTACTGGGCTGACTCGTGTCAGGAGATTTCAGCAGGTAACTAAAGATCTTATTATGAATTGTTCGATGGATGACAAATgttcattatttcataaacAGCAGAAGCTTGTTTTGTGTCTAAACAGACAtttgccttttctttcttaactACTGCCTAATAGCCATTGTGGGGCATAGGTTCCTCCTCTTATAGTAATTTTTCCGTTTAATAAGTAGCTATTGTAGATCAGGTGGACATTCTATAATAGTATTTTAGAAGTAGATGCCACGAGCTTTTGTTCTGTGACTGGGTGAGGCCAGTATGCATCTGACACTAGGGTCTTGGTGCAGGATGATGCTCATATCTTCTGCAGGGAGTCTCAGGTAAGATGGATTTCTCATTCAATTTTCGCGTTAGTAATTGTTGCAAAGTACTGTTTTGATATTATTGTACATTTCACAGATTAAAGATGAAGTCAAGGGTGTGTTGGAATTCATCAGTTATGTGTACAAAATATTTGGCTTCACTTTTGACCTGAAGTTGTCTACGGTATGAGTTTTACTGTTTTCTTTTATCTGTGCTCTCATTTATGGGTTCACATATGTTCGTTTATGTATCAGTGGCACAAACCAACATAGTGTAGTACTATTTAGTGTAATCTGTTTGTATTCCAATCTCTTTCATCTGTTTGTgtgcctctctctctcaaaaaaaagataaaacatgTGAAAAGAATGGTTAGAGTGAATTTGGAAGAAAACAGCGTATAATGGCTGTAAGCACATATGTCACAAGCTTGCGCTTGTGGTAAAACCTGATGGATTCTAGCTattgaagaaggaaaaataacCAGTGCCTTCTTCATGTTCCAGAGACCAGAGAAATATCTTGGAGATTTGGAATCATGGGAAAGGGCAGAAGCTGCCCTTGCAGATGCATTAAATGAGTTTGGCAAGCCCTGGGAGGTTAGTTACTTATATCAGTTGATATTTACCTTTTAAAATCCATACTGGTACCAAGTAAATGATTTTTCATGAAGAATTCCTTTCTTATGTCTAGATTGTCCTCATGTATGCATATTTGGCAACTCCTTTTGTTGTAGAACTGATTAAGATCCTTTTCATTAGATAAATGAAGGTGATGGAGCATTCTACGGGCCAAAGATTGATATCAGTGTTTCGGATGcaatgagaagaaaatttcAGTGTGCGACATTGCAGGTTTATTTTTGTACTGTGGTTCTTATTTTATCAtgtaaatgaattaataagtGAAAGTATTAGGTGAAATGCCTTGCCTAACAGTTGAATGTATGCCCCATGTCATGGGTGTAATATTTAAACAccctgtaaaaaataaagataaattaagtggaataattaaaatgcGGAAAAGAAGAGTTTTCAAGAAGGTTAACTTGTTAGAAGCTTGAACCCCCAAGATTTCCGTAGGTTTGATTGCATTCAGGCTTTTCCTTTCATATGAGATAAGAAGTTAGAGAGGGTTTTTATTTACTTCCCTCGTGGAAGTTTGCTAGTTACTGATTCTTTAAGTTTGTTAAGGAGGTTATTATCTAGGAAAACTGTGTGGATGGATCTGCTAAAGTCAAAATCTGCTCTGAGGTTCAGAGTCAATGATTGCATGAGTTGAGTTTGAGGTGTAAACCCTGGATTCTAAAAGTTTCATTTCAAGAGCGCTGTCTGAGCTACCTGTTCCCAGACAATTTTAGAATGCCTGAGGTCTTGAAGGCACCAAAGAGAGTACATGTTAGCCTAGTTCATGCTTCTTTATAGGGTTCATGATAAATTTGCTGGTTATTCGGTTTTAGTaaagtattgataatttgtCAAGTATTTTTCTGTTTCAGCTGGACTTCCAACTCCCTGCTCGTTTCAACTTATCTTACTCAGCGGAAGATGAAACTAAGAGGGAGAGGCCTGTTATGATACATAGAGCTATTCTTGGTTCTGTTGAACGAATGTTTGCCATACTTTTGGAGCACTACAAGGGTAAATGGCCATTTTGGCTTAGCCCACGCCAAGCAATAGTGTGCCCTGTCTCTGATAAATCCCATTCGTATGCGCTGCAGGTTAGTTGGCATCTACTGCCTTTATGCTctacctctctctctcacgtGCACACATACACAGTTTTTCCGAAATTTGTCAAGCTTTTTTGGTGGGGGTGAGCCATGGCATTATCTATTCTCTCTTAGAATGGATAacttatatattcattacaaGTATGTTGTATGAGTTTGCTCTATAATTTAGGAATAATACTTGAGAGTTTTTtaaatccttttcttttcctggaTAGAGATTACAGTAGGTGCCTCCTCCTTTACTTGGTCTACGTACTCATGAATCATATTTGGCCTTTCCTTTGCGAAACCGCATGGCTTCTTACAACTATTCTTCATAGTTCATAGATTATAAATAGTAAGTTGACAAGTCTTGCCCATCCTGCTTATGATAATTGCCAGTTATATCATGGGCATGGTAAACCCTGTTTCTGCATGCCTACAGGAAGTTTTTGGGTGTTACTAAGCAGTTTTAAGTATCTCCCTGGTGGAAGTTATAGAGGTTCTCCTATCATTGGGTGCTAATTTGATCATGCATTCATGCTCATCTTTCTGTTAGTTATCACCCCACATAATCTCGCCAAAAGTGTGGCTATGGAACATAGCTCAAGATTATTGTTTTGGTCTGTTGACAAGTTGTATTCATGAATGTTCTAATCTTGTGTGTTTACTTCCTATGGTCAAACTGTTGATGTAGGTCCGGGATCGCATACATGATGCTGGATTTTATGTCGATGTTGACACAACTGACAGAACAATTAATAAGAAGGTGTGTATAAAGCTACTTccaactcttttcttttttcctggTATTGCCATGGATGattattttagtttcttattatttagttttggGAGGCAGGGAATCATGAATTGCTCCTGTAAGCATTGTGGTCACCAGTAGCCCTATCTCATTTCAAGAACTCCCTTCTGGGTTCTAAGTTTAAATAAGTAATCTTCTGCCATCAATGAAGATTGTCGGGCTTGAcagaacaatatatatttctttttaaaaactcCTTGATTCTTTCAATTGAAAAGGTGGCAGGAAATGTTGTTCTCTAGCTAATATTCTATAAGAAGCAGGAGGTTCATCAAAAGAGTTGAAGTTGGCCTGTTAGACCTCAGAATTCGGATTTTAGGAGTTCAACCTTACACCACGATGATTTTGGTTTATACTAACTGGTTGGATATGGATTCTTTTTGCAGGTCAGGGAAGCTCAACTGGCACAGTACAACTATATATTAGTTGTTGGTGAGAAAGAAGTTGGAACCGGGCAGGTGAGATCTACGTTGCAATTAAATGTTGAAGGCAGTATGCCTGTTGGGACAAGAAGTTTGCCATACACTTATTGATTGCTATCATGCCAATGAATAATTATGCCTCTTATATTTTGCCCTCATTCAGTCTGCAACTTCAGTTGAAAAACCTTGATATGAATTGCATGCTTACCAAACAAAGTGCCGCATAATGTATATAATGTTAAAAAGTTTTTCCTGTATCAAATAAGTGGGGTACATAGATACACATTTATGTTTCTGCATGTATGTACGTTTGGTAAAAAAGTAAAGCTAAAAAGTTAGCCAAGTGTTAGTGGTATGAATGTGGGATAGACGTGTGTTACATGCAGTCTGATTTTGCTAGGATCTTGTTAAATACTTCTTTGTAATATATTCATCAAATACTGTATCAAATTCTCTTCCATTATGGACTTGCATGTTCAGGTGGCTGTGCGAGTCAGAGACAACTTTGATGCTAACCTCAAGAGCATCGATGATCTGTTGAATTATTTCAAGGATGAAGTAGCAGCTTTTAGGTAGCGGACTTATATACCAGATGTGgaaattttcaagtttcttgtaattgatttttggATTATCTGAAAGTATggaaagaaaaacagaaacgAATTAACAGATACACAAGAAAAAACCAGTTGTCTTCCATTTGTTCTCTAATTTTAGATAACAGTGGTTTGTGCTGATTTATCACTGATGATTTAGCTGTGTGCTTTATTTCCTTTTAAGACTTTTATCGACATGCCTGCTATCTTTTCATATGCGTTTGCTATGATTTACAGATTCATGTTTTGCTGCTTGTGAAATGCTAAGCTAGCAATTGACTTTTTGGTGCCTAAACTAAATTAATGTCGCATAGTCGACTActgacaaattttaaaataactatGTTTTGACTCGAGTTCGTTTGGTGAATTAGTTCGAGCCTTCATAAACTTCCATTGCTAAGTCGGAGGATATATCTACCAAGTTAAATGCCTCTTCTGTAAAACGCATTATAAACATGAATTGTCTTTGGAGAATGTGCACCCTATACATACCTGCTCTGTGGCATTGCTGGTGAAGACTAGAATGTTCCTGTAAACGGTGTACGCCCTTAGCGGATGGACTGGGTTTTCACCTACCGAGTTTGACGGCTCAACACCTACTGATAACATTTGTCCATATGCCGGCTATTTTACAAGTGCTATTACTCAGAGAAGACAGCTAGTTAATATAGGGAAGCTTTTCCCTTGCGTCTATGCGTAACTGTCACAAGGGTGAATTGGGCGATGACACTGTATGAtatcaaaaattgaaaacacgCATTATGAGTGGGTGGTTTCTGACGTGATTCCTCCCAGTTTTCTCTTTCCATATACGATTACTTTAACAAGAATGAGGTGTGATAATATTGGGACACAAGTAGCAATTCAATAAACTCAAGATAATCTGAAATTCATATCAATAGATTACACTTGGAGAATCTTCGGCGGTGAAATCCACAAgttcaagaaacaaacaacTAATGTACTACATGCAAGAGGTTCCATGATCAGAAAACTTAAAGAAAATAGGGGGAAAAATGACAAGGTAATTTAAGCAGCCTGTACAAAAACATTCTCGGATTCCACTCCCTCACTGTTTAACTTATAGTAGAACACACTATGTTAGTCATGCCTTCCAGCTGAAGTTCATGTTGTCGTCTAGGTCACTGTTAAAAAAGCCATTTTCTGTGAACTCGTGAGCAACATCTGAAACCAGCTCATCAGGTAGATGAAGATTCTGTTGCAAATCCGATGTTTTTTGGCTGAATCCCATATTGCCAACAGGAGTGGGAGATTCAACATTTGATGCAGCTTTAAAACTATTGCTTCGGCTTGGAGGGTTTCCAACAGCATTCCCTGGCCCATTTCCAGATGCTGTAGTTGCTGGTGCGCCCCTAAAACCAAGACCATCCCTGGATGTATTGCCAGCTTGATTTTGCACAGAAAGGGACTGCTGCGGAATTGCTGTCCCGTTATTCTTATTGCTCATGTCCTGCAGCAGTTGCTGGATCATTTGTTGTTGTAATGCTTGGCTGCCTTGGGCAGGCAAAGATTGATTTTGCTGTAACAAACCATTCCCACTTGGTGAATGCTGCTGCTGCAAAGCTTGGCCGCTCGAGAAGCCACTGACAGGTGAATTTTGCAAGGTTCCGGGTAAAACACCAGAAGGCCCTGGAGTTGTTGGAGCCTGGCTGGAGGTACTGNNNNNNNNNNNNNNNNNNNNNNNNNNNNNNNNNNNNNNNNNNNNNNNNNNNNNNNNNNNNNNNNNNNNNNNNNNNNNNNNNNNNNNNNNNNNNNNNNNNNNNNNNNNNNNNNNNNNNNNNNNNNNNNNTGAAGTGAACTGGGTTGAGTTCATTGAGTTTTGTCTCATCAGCAAATTTTGGTAATTGGTCAAAGCAAGAGCAGCCTGTGCTGAGCCAGTCAAGGGTCCTCGACCAACCATCTGTTGGTTATTGGTCATTGGGCTACTGAGCCCAGATTGCATTGCCATTAGCTTGTTGAGCGTGTTGCGATCAGTTGGCAAACCCTGAGGACCACCGCCCTGCTGCTCCGTTTCTTGCATCTGAACCTTGGGAGTAGAGGCGTGTCTAGGAAAGTTCTTCAAGCCCTCTGCAATATAGATGATTCAAAGTTCCACTGATGAGCTAACATGGTCGGTCGTACCACAAATAACAAAACTTCATTGCCTCAACTAAGTTGTTAGTCccaccaatatatatatatatatataagaaaaagagaagaatgaaagaaaatgatgGTAAGGTTCTTACCAATGGGGCCAACCTTTTTCTCTGTGCTGAAATCCATCAGATCTTTCATGCTATTGACGACCTCAGCTATCTATTAAGAACAAAAAGTATGAGAAACCTCGGAAATACAAGCAATGAGCTTAAAGAAAGTCAGTAATATCGAGACATGCCTGTAGGCACCGCACATATCTTTTGGAAAAGCCCAAATCATTTAGGGACTGTAACTCCAAACTCCTAGCTAGCTGACGTCCAGCTGTTACAACCCTGAAATAGAATAGCCATCAAATGAAGAATAGTAGATTATGTAAAGACCTGATATGTTTCAAAAGACTAAATCCAAATAAGCTACAGCAAAACTACATATCATTTAAAGCTACTTCTGAATTATCTGCCTCATCATACTGtcattccttttcttctttttgccTGGATGACAGGAGTCAAGCAGGCTTTATCTTCCATATCAACAATTCAGCAGTtgaagtatataatttatggtGGTCAATCACTTCGCAGAAATACTTGATTCAAGTCCTTTCAAGTATAGAGTCAGTCCTCACAGAGTAAACCAGCTTGCCATGACCAGACAAAAGAGAGGAAAGGAGAACCAAATACTGGAGTTATAAGCTACTCAATTGAACAAGATAGTGGAAGCCAAATGAGACTCCATATATTTGTAATAGAAGCATGAGCTTAAACTTATATTATCTTCCTAGACAAGCTTAACTTAGGTTGCCACCTTgaagtttgatttaatttagttttaaccCAGCTGCTACTTTTATAACACATCCAAAAGTTCAAAAGGATGGCAACAGGTGAGTGTAGATGCGTTTTTATGTCATGGACCAGGCAATGATTATCCTCAGTTGCTCTTTGGTAACCAGAGCAGAAGATTCCAGCTTCCGCGGTTCAAGTACatccaaaattttcagaatGGGATAAACTCAGTCAATTATAACAACACATTGAAGTACATGACTATTGGTAACACCAAAATATAGCCAATAAGTCTTCTCCAGAATTCTAGCCTGCAGCAGGAGATAAACTTTTCCCTATTTAACCAACAGGCACAAGGAAGAGCTTAATAGCTCTGCAACCAGGctaaacaataaaagaaaatcatgaaTCTTTATTGAAAGATGGAGTTTAGGTTAGCTAGAAATTTCtgatgataattattaaatcaaaacctttcttcttccttttcccTAACCATTTAAAGAAATATCTCCATATATCTTGCAGACTAAGCACGATCAATTGGAAAATCCTGTAGACCTTTAAGCACCAACTAGTCACATAATTAGACATAATGCCTCAGGTAAATATGAATGCAAACTAAAgtaggaaaaacaaaaatcaagagCAGcggatttgaaattttcactCACATTACACTGTTTGCCTGTAAATCTGGCTGTGAAACACCATGAGGTCCACTTTCAGATATTGTGCTTTGGCATTTCTGTGCAACCTGCAGTAATTGATTCACCTGCAATACAAGTGATTCTACTATCAAATTGATATGCAAGAAAATCATTATACATCTTTCAAGGCAGATCCAATTACATAGTGCAGCAACCCAATGACCCATGATTACTATAACTTAAGGGATAATCGCTAAAGAAACCCAAGAGTTACAAAGGGAAATCAATGACACAGCAAAAATTTAGGTAGTCTGAAAAAGCAGGAAATTCATCTAACTACTGCCTAATTGAGTATGAATAGCGCTACTGATTGTGATTTATGCACATTCGAAATAAACACTTAATCTTAATC
This region of Sesamum indicum cultivar Zhongzhi No. 13 linkage group LG4, S_indicum_v1.0, whole genome shotgun sequence genomic DNA includes:
- the LOC105160513 gene encoding threonine--tRNA ligase, mitochondrial 1 produces the protein MQFSIWWRIPLSLRRPPPPSFSLCRRFFFPMGDSPAGAKAKPNSNSAPPAYSKDEAYLQSVIQKRIALFESIKNQQNLSRLALSPDQIQITLPDGKVKEGKKWNTTPFDVAKEISKSLASNALISKVNGVLWDMNRPLEGDCKLELFTFDTDEGRDTFWHSSAHILGESLEQTYGCRLCIGPCTTRGEGFYYDAFYGDLGLNEDHFKQIEAAAKKAVDEKQPFERIEVTRDQALEMFAENQFKVEIIKDLPEDKTITVYRCGPLVDLCRGPHIPNTSFVKAFSCLKASSAYWRGNKDRESLQRVYGISYPDQKRLKEYKAMLEEAKKYDHRELTKKQELFFFHPLSPGSCFFLPHGARVCNKLLEFIRSQYWKRGYEEVWTPNMYNMQLWETSGHAANYKENMFVFDVEKQEFGLKPMNCPGHCLIFDHRVRSYRELPLRLADFGVLHRNEASGALTGLTRVRRFQQDDAHIFCRESQIKDEVKGVLEFISYVYKIFGFTFDLKLSTRPEKYLGDLESWERAEAALADALNEFGKPWEINEGDGAFYGPKIDISVSDAMRRKFQCATLQLDFQLPARFNLSYSAEDETKRERPVMIHRAILGSVERMFAILLEHYKGKWPFWLSPRQAIVCPVSDKSHSYALQVRDRIHDAGFYVDVDTTDRTINKKVREAQLAQYNYILVVGEKEVGTGQVAVRVRDNFDANLKSIDDLLNYFKDEVAAFR